A single genomic interval of Babylonia areolata isolate BAREFJ2019XMU chromosome 26, ASM4173473v1, whole genome shotgun sequence harbors:
- the LOC143300550 gene encoding uncharacterized protein LOC143300550: MVKSRCGRSCLQDVSFIVVMVVLCSVLRVASAYSRAFIMSEYCGDLVDMAHRNLVTVHLRLTERAVYRPHMSCTFGVRAPPGDKLLMVVQWMDIAEGRNHLACADYLSVWNGDFSNRTGYVEGLDARLCGDAAPAPVTSLGRSMLLHFDSNKYEDGSGFEIVFTAYHEGECSKGEFHCDNGRCIDERLACDDYDNCGDDSDSCILSAGKVVVAVVVTTIVFLLIVGIAVLVCHWDKLKLRKKCPIIGANPDGVYQPTTEPVTAPTTSSGATSEATTTATTAV; the protein is encoded by the exons atggtGAAATCGAGGTGTGGTCGGTCATGCCTTCAGGATGTAAGCTTCATCGTTGTGATGGTGGTACTCTGCTCTGTGTTACGGGTGGCGTCGGCGTATTCTAGAGCAT TCATCATGTCTGAGTACTGCGGGGACCTGGTGGACATGGCCCACAGAAACCTGGTCACCGTTCACCTCCGTCTGACGGAGAGGGCTGTGTACCGGCCCCACATGAGCTGTACCTTCGGCGTGCGTGCTCCGCCAGGAGACAAGCTGCTGATGGTGGTACAATGGATGGACATCGCGGAGGGCCGAAACCACCTGGCCTGTGCCGACTACTTGTCCGTGTGGAACGGGGACTTCAGCAACCGGACGGGATATGTAGAAG GTCTTGATGCCAGACTTTGCGGTGACGCCGCTCCTGCCCCAGTGACGTCACTGGGTCGTTCCATGCTGCTTCACTTCGACAGCAACAAGTATGAGGACGGGTCCGGCTTTGAGATCGTCTTCACAGCCTaccatgaag gCGAATGCTCCAAGGGAGAGTTCCACTGTGACAACGGTCGCTGCATCGACGAGCGTCTCGCGTGCGATGACTACGACAACTGCGGCGACGACTCGGACAGCTGCATACTGTCTGCGGGCAAGGTGGTGGTGgccgtcgtcgtcaccaccatcgTCTTCCTGCTCATCGTCGGCATCGCCGTTCTCGTCTGTCACTGGGACAAGCTGAAGCTGCGgaaaaag TGCCCCATCATCGGAGCCAACCCGGACGGGGTGTACCAGCCCACCACAGAGCCCGtcaccgcccccaccacctccagTGGGGCTACCTCTGAGGCTACCACCACGGCTACCACGGCTGTATAG